The following are encoded together in the Vigna angularis cultivar LongXiaoDou No.4 chromosome 9, ASM1680809v1, whole genome shotgun sequence genome:
- the LOC108346903 gene encoding lectin-like protein LEC → MAAPSTSNYFRVFTFSILFFKTLAFDPIPLFSYAEFGKDLKFKPNVALYGNAKVFNDGSGIHFSGSGSSDTGRVMYKKPIKLFQGKPRQLVSISTYFAFSISPDMGGGLAFVMVPKGSVSDVFYQSSSGLNDRNFEVIAVEFSASEGGRNGVSSACNVTINVGGSVVAKISNKLALTSGENMHAWIDYEASSRRLEVRLSQHGKSRPSVPLLWRSIDLSNVLKENEMFAGFSSVKGNYSQACFLYSWSFVLRSFPHSMHSEPLDPKVFVKSTESPVVKQRSDCFLRVLAAMIFGTGCGALTAFIVLYLWTIFGNKRAVVPEETVMQPVDVEYRKVKIVVDKTIQDSKN, encoded by the coding sequence ATGGCAGCACCTTCTACTTCCAATTACTTCAGGGTCTTCACTTTCTCCATTTTATTCTTCAAAACCCTAGCATTTGACCCGATTCCTTTGTTTTCTTACGCTGAATTTGGTAAAGATCTGAAATTTAAGCCCAACGTCGCCCTTTATGGTAATGCAAAAGTGTTCAATGACGGGTCTGGGATTCATTTCTCTGGTTCTGGGAGTTCAGACACTGGGAGAGTCATGTACAAGAAACCCATCAAGCTTTTTCAAGGTAAGCCAAGACAATTAGTGTCAATTTCTACTTACTTTGCATTTTCAATCTCCCCGGACATGGGGGGCGGTTTGGCTTTTGTTATGGTTCCAAAGGGTTCTGTAAGTGATGTGTTTTATCAAAGTTCTTCTGGGTTAAATGATAGAAATTTTGAAGTTATTGCTGTTGAGTTTAGTGCTTCAGAGGGTGGTAGAAATGGGGTTTCTTCTGCTTGTAATGTGACCATTAATGTTGGTGGTTCAGTTGTTGCTAAAATAAGTAACAAATTGGCTTTAACAAGTGGAGAAAATATGCATGCTTGGATTGACTATGAAGCTAGTTCTAGGCGCTTAGAAGTTAGATTGAGTCAGCATGGAAAATCAAGGCCTTCTGTTCCACTGCTATGGCGCTCAATTGACTTGTCAAATGTGTTGAAGGAGAATGAAATGTTTGCGGGTTTTAGTTCTGTGAAGGGGAATTATTCTCAAGCATGCTTTCTCTATTCATGGAGCTTTGTTCTGAGGAGTTTTCCACATTCAATGCATTCAGAGCCTCTGGATCCAAAGGTGTTTGTTAAAAGCACTGAAAGTCCGGTGGTTAAACAAAGGAGTGACTGCTTCTTAAGAGTTCTTGCTGCAATGATATTTGGTACTGGATGTGGAGCTTTGACAGCATTTATCGTGCTTTACTTGTGGACCATCTTTGGTAATAAACGTGCAGTAGTGCCAGAGGAGACTGTTATGCAACCTGTAGATGTTGAGTATAGGAAAGTCAAAATTGTTGTAGATAAAACCATCCAAGACAGTAAGAATTAG